In Gymnogyps californianus isolate 813 chromosome 1, ASM1813914v2, whole genome shotgun sequence, the following are encoded in one genomic region:
- the NAMPT gene encoding nicotinamide phosphoribosyltransferase isoform X1, which produces MECAAAGAEFNILLATDSYKVTHYKQYPPNTSKVYSYFECREKKTENSKLRKVKYEETVFYGLQYILNKYLKGKVVTKEKIKEAKEVYREHFQDDVFNEKGWNYILEKYDGHLPIEIKAVPEGSVIPRGNVLFTVENTDPECYWLTNWIETILVQSWYPITVATNSREQKKILAKYLLETSGSLEGLEYKLHDFGYRGVSSQETAGIGASAHLVNFKGTDTVAGIALIKKYYGTKDPVPGYSVPAAEHSTITAWGKDHEKDAFEHIVTQFSSVPVSVVSDSYDIYNACEKIWGDDLRHIIEARSPEAPLIIRPDSGNPLDTVLKVLEILGKKFPITENSKGYKLLPPYLRVIQGDGVDINTLQEGMLVEQIVEGMKKNKWSIENIAFGSGGALLQKLTRDLLNCSFKCSYVVTNGLGVNVFKDPVADPNKRSKKGRLSLHRTPAGDYVTLEEGKGDLEEYGQDLLHTVFKNGKVTKSYSFDEVRQNARLKNSELEMASH; this is translated from the exons GTTACACACTACAAGCAATATCCACCTAATACAAGCAAAGTATATTCCTACTTCGAATGTCGtgaaaagaagactgaaaattcCAAATTAAGGAAAGTGAAATatgaagaaactgttttttatGGTTTGCAGTACATTCTGAATAAATACTTAAAAG GTAAAGTGGTGACCAAAGAGAAAATCAAGGAAGCCAAAGAAGTATATAGGGAGCATTTTCAAGATGATGTCTTCAACGAAAAGGGATGGAACTATATTCTGGAG AAATACGATGGCCATCTTCCTATAGAAATAAAGGCTGTTCCTGAGGGCTCTGTAATTCCCAGAGGAAATGTTCTTTTCACGGTAGAAAACACAGATCCAGAGTGCTACTGGCTCACAAATTGGATTGAG aCTATTCTTGTGCAGTCATGGTATCCAATCACAGTGGCTACAAACTCTAGAGAGCAGAAAAAGATTTTGGCCAAATATTTGCTGGAGACTTCTGGCAGCTTAGAAGGACTGGAGTATAAACTGCATGACTTTGGCTACAGAGGAGTTTCTTCACAAGAG ACTGCAGGAATAGGAGCTTCAGCTCATTTGGTGAACTTCAAAGGAACAGACACTGTAGCAGGAAttgcattaattaaaaagtacTACGGTACAAAAGATCCGGTTCCAGGATATTCTGTTCCAGCTGCTGAACACAG TACCATAACAGCTTGGGGGAAAGATCatgaaaaagatgcttttgaacACATAGTGACACAGTTTTCTTCAGTGCCTGTATCTGTGGTTAGTGACAGCTACGACATTTACAATGCTTGTGAAAAAATATGGGGTGATGACTTAAGGCATATAATTGAAGCCCGAAGTCCAGAGGCACCACTTATTATTAGACCAGATTCTGGGAATCCCCTTGACACTGTTTTAAAG GTCTTGGAGATCTTAGGGAAGAAGTTTCCCATTACAGAGAACTCAAAAGGCTACAAGTTGCTGCCACCATATCTCAGAGTTATTCAAGGGGATGGTGTGGATATCAACACATTGCAAGAG GGGATGCTGGTAGAACAG ATTGtggagggaatgaagaagaataAATGGAGTATTGAGAATATTGCCTTTGGATCCGGTGGAGCTTTGTTGCAGAAACTAACCAGAGATCTCTTAAACTGTTCCTTCAAATGTAGTTACGTGGTGACCAACGGTCTCGGG GTAAATGTCTTCAAGGATCCAGTTGCGGATCCGAACAAAAGGTCAAAGAAAGGACGACTGTCGTTGCATAGGACACCTGCTGGGGATTATGTGACACTAGAAGAAGGCAAGGGAGATCTTGAAGAGTATGGACAG GATCTCCTTCATACAGTATTTAAGAATGGAAAGGTAACGAAGTCATATTCATTTGATGAAGTAAGACAAAATGCCAGGCTGAAGAACAGTGAACTAGAAATGGCATCTCACTAA
- the NAMPT gene encoding nicotinamide phosphoribosyltransferase isoform X2, translating to MECAAAGAEFNILLATDSYKVTHYKQYPPNTSKVYSYFECREKKTENSKLRKVKYEETVFYGLQYILNKYLKGKVVTKEKIKEAKEVYREHFQDDVFNEKGWNYILEKYDGHLPIEIKAVPEGSVIPRGNVLFTVENTDPECYWLTNWIETILVQSWYPITVATNSREQKKILAKYLLETSGSLEGLEYKLHDFGYRGVSSQETAGIGASAHLVNFKGTDTVAGIALIKKYYGTKDPVPGYSVPAAEHSTITAWGKDHEKDAFEHIVTQFSSVPVSVVSDSYDIYNACEKIWGDDLRHIIEARSPEAPLIIRPDSGNPLDTVLKVLEILGKKFPITENSKGYKLLPPYLRVIQGDGVDINTLQEIVEGMKKNKWSIENIAFGSGGALLQKLTRDLLNCSFKCSYVVTNGLGVNVFKDPVADPNKRSKKGRLSLHRTPAGDYVTLEEGKGDLEEYGQDLLHTVFKNGKVTKSYSFDEVRQNARLKNSELEMASH from the exons GTTACACACTACAAGCAATATCCACCTAATACAAGCAAAGTATATTCCTACTTCGAATGTCGtgaaaagaagactgaaaattcCAAATTAAGGAAAGTGAAATatgaagaaactgttttttatGGTTTGCAGTACATTCTGAATAAATACTTAAAAG GTAAAGTGGTGACCAAAGAGAAAATCAAGGAAGCCAAAGAAGTATATAGGGAGCATTTTCAAGATGATGTCTTCAACGAAAAGGGATGGAACTATATTCTGGAG AAATACGATGGCCATCTTCCTATAGAAATAAAGGCTGTTCCTGAGGGCTCTGTAATTCCCAGAGGAAATGTTCTTTTCACGGTAGAAAACACAGATCCAGAGTGCTACTGGCTCACAAATTGGATTGAG aCTATTCTTGTGCAGTCATGGTATCCAATCACAGTGGCTACAAACTCTAGAGAGCAGAAAAAGATTTTGGCCAAATATTTGCTGGAGACTTCTGGCAGCTTAGAAGGACTGGAGTATAAACTGCATGACTTTGGCTACAGAGGAGTTTCTTCACAAGAG ACTGCAGGAATAGGAGCTTCAGCTCATTTGGTGAACTTCAAAGGAACAGACACTGTAGCAGGAAttgcattaattaaaaagtacTACGGTACAAAAGATCCGGTTCCAGGATATTCTGTTCCAGCTGCTGAACACAG TACCATAACAGCTTGGGGGAAAGATCatgaaaaagatgcttttgaacACATAGTGACACAGTTTTCTTCAGTGCCTGTATCTGTGGTTAGTGACAGCTACGACATTTACAATGCTTGTGAAAAAATATGGGGTGATGACTTAAGGCATATAATTGAAGCCCGAAGTCCAGAGGCACCACTTATTATTAGACCAGATTCTGGGAATCCCCTTGACACTGTTTTAAAG GTCTTGGAGATCTTAGGGAAGAAGTTTCCCATTACAGAGAACTCAAAAGGCTACAAGTTGCTGCCACCATATCTCAGAGTTATTCAAGGGGATGGTGTGGATATCAACACATTGCAAGAG ATTGtggagggaatgaagaagaataAATGGAGTATTGAGAATATTGCCTTTGGATCCGGTGGAGCTTTGTTGCAGAAACTAACCAGAGATCTCTTAAACTGTTCCTTCAAATGTAGTTACGTGGTGACCAACGGTCTCGGG GTAAATGTCTTCAAGGATCCAGTTGCGGATCCGAACAAAAGGTCAAAGAAAGGACGACTGTCGTTGCATAGGACACCTGCTGGGGATTATGTGACACTAGAAGAAGGCAAGGGAGATCTTGAAGAGTATGGACAG GATCTCCTTCATACAGTATTTAAGAATGGAAAGGTAACGAAGTCATATTCATTTGATGAAGTAAGACAAAATGCCAGGCTGAAGAACAGTGAACTAGAAATGGCATCTCACTAA